One window of the Lasioglossum baleicum chromosome 8, iyLasBale1, whole genome shotgun sequence genome contains the following:
- the LOC143211693 gene encoding uncharacterized protein LOC143211693 — protein MRTRGLLLFLICIAGSSIIFIAFSSQRPSIQTLVTETHKQLRNFQENLKDVEEKRLVTDSKYLAMLGLDGQTSTTPYSLKSQNVTVISLIRPGNEQHIYGFVRNVSHFLPNNSIVIYSVGLNDDSLQNIRATCNSTKCNVTQFDTSLFPTHVEDDRLHVYRPLVIQTALNTLGNILYMDSNVRLNSSDISKYLSPKSGILTWPTRHAISSLTHPKMYEYFHVSAESFFFLPLIRASQLVIWNVKEIREKVMLPWVQCALTRDCICPIGAQSAGCRFNKKPQYRYSGCHAYDTSALNIVLGMHFNFDDTYYVHQERETYFNKVEPDEITEEYLMTARQNNTTESNLKNFISTER, from the exons ATGCGTACCAGGGGCCTGCTATTGTTCCTTATCTGCATAGCAGGGAGCAGTATTATCTTCATTGCTTTCAGCAGCCAACGACCCTCCATTCAGACTCTGGTTACAGAGACTCACAAGCAACTACGTAACTTCCAA GAAAATCTAAAAGATGTTGAGGAGAAACGCTTGGTAACAGACTCTAAGTATCTGGCGATGCTTGGTTTAGATGGGCAAACAAGCACAACACCGTATAGTCTTAAATCACAAAATGTGACTGTTATCTCTCTGATAAGGCCAGGAAACGAGCAGCACATTTACGGCTTTGTTAGAAATGTCAGTCACTTTTTGCCAAATAATAGTATTGTCATTTATAGCGTTGGATTAAATGATGATTCTTTGCAAAACATTAGAGCAACTTGCAACTCCACAAAGTGTAACGTGACTCAGTTTGACACGAGCCTGTTTCCTACACATGTCGAAGACGATAGACTGCATGTTTATAGACCTTTAGTTATTCAG ACAGCTTTAAACACATTAGGAAACATATTGTACATGGATTCGAATGTGCGTTTGAATTCATCAGACATTTCAAAGTACCTTTCACCGAAATCTGGGATTTTAACTTGGCCTACGAGGCACGCCATTAGCTCTTTGACGCATCCAAAGATGTATGAATATTTTCACGTTTCTGCAGAAAGTTTTTTCTTTCTCCCTTTAATAAGAGCATCACAGTTAGTTATTTGgaatgttaaagaaattagagAGAAAGTAATGTTGCCATGGGTTCAGTGCGCCCTAACAAGAGATTGCATTTGTCCCATTG GAGCCCAATCGGCAGGCTGTCGATTTAACAAAAAACCACAATACCGGTACTCTGGTTGCCACGCATACGACACTTCTGCACTGAATATCGTGCTCGGAATGCACTTTAATTTCGACGACACGTATTACGTCCATCAGGAGCGAGAAACATATTTCAATAAGGTTGAACCCGATGAAATCACAGAGGAGTATCTGATGACCGCCAGACAGAACAATACTACCGAATCGAACTTAAAAAACTTCATATCAACTGAACGCTAA
- the LOC143211692 gene encoding uncharacterized protein LOC143211692, with product MVDSDADRWYDWKRDNFNQMLNGGDVNVSSDMRLAASDRSNPLTYNDSHKDISNGLIPSSSRSGAEVRFINPAIYAETLNNEDEEREIQIRVKVSSKDHGATMEGNCGDSSEMSDIMSTLSIKNDLATSFEDHVGDLSAQDTYRCYSLNSPVASLENGPLRSKSVISCRPSNRVERRCRIVGRADGNDELCSARLLDPEVQRYTLNGHRVVQVSTASLSSISISEARSTNDDLLKKIPYSEWMRRKQQAARQKKDEEDQVERKKQMEIDQLAREKEERESRERENFLRWTERKRKEEERKKQMVAKEMDMQRKLKEFEDKSVVMKTLCLRQWEHKKKEEEKARQKREAMKQKQIDEEKKKRLDESTKAYELWRKNARNKPKPATQGLLPHQKAKPSYVNPTPWQGIVDDPEEDDASTSTGRRTHNQPAMMNSQKSTTYYQ from the exons ATGGTTGACAGCGACGCTGACAGATGGTACGATTGGAAACGAGATAACTTTAATCAAATGCTAAACGGAGGGGACGTTAACGTCTCGAGTGATATGCGTCTGGCTGCATCCGATCGGTCGAATCCGTTGACTTACAACGACAGTCACAAAGACATCAGCAACGGTCTGATTCCTTCGAGCTCTAGGTCCGGCGCAGAAGTTCGATTCATTAATCCAGCGATTTACGCCGAGACCTTGAACAACGAAGACGAGGAACGCGAGATTCAGATTCGCGTGAAGGTCAGCTCCAAAGATCATGGGGCCACGATGGAAGGTAATTGCGGCGATTCTTCGGAAATGAGCGACATAATGTCCACGTTGTCTATCAAGAATGATTTAGCGACCTCGTTCGAAGACCACGTCGGCGACCTTTCAGCCCAGGACACGTATCGTTGTTACTCGCTAAATTCGCCGGTTGCTTCCTTGGAGAACGGACCGTTGCGCTCAAAGTCTGTCATCTCGTGCAGACCTTCCAACAGGGTTGAAAGAAGGTGCAGGATTGTTGGCAGAGCTGACGGAAATGATGAACTTTGCTCCGCCAGATTACTCGATCCGGAAGTGCAGAG GTACACTCTGAACGGACATCGTGTCGTGCAAGTTTCTACAGCCTCGTTGTCCAGCATCAGTATCTCGGAGGCAAGGTCGACAAACGATGACCTCTTGAAGAAGATCCCCTATAGTGAATGGATGCGGAGGAAGCAGCAGGCGGCACGTCAAAAGAAAGATGAAGAGGACCAAGTCGAGAGGAAAAAGCAAATGGAGATAGATCAGCTAGCTCGCGAGAAGGAAGAAAGAGAATCTCGTGAACGCGAGAATTTTCTGAGGTGGACCGAGAGGAAGAggaaagaagaagagaggaaGAAGCAGATGGTAGCGAAGGAGATGGATATGCAGAGGAAATTGAAAGAGTTCGAGGATAAAAGTGTTGTGATGAAGACTCTGTGTCTTCGACAGTGGGAGCATAAGAAGAAGGAAGAGGAGAAAG CTCGTCAGAAGAGAGAGGCGATGAAACAGAAGCAGATTGACgaggaaaagaagaagaggTTAGACGAGAGCACAAAGGCTTACGAATTATGGAGGAAGAACGCGCGGAACAAGCCTAAACCTGCTACGCAGGGACTTTTGC CTCATCAGAAGGCGAAGCCATCGTACGTGAATCCGACGCCTTGGCAGGGAATCGTTGACGACCCTGAAGAGGACGATGCGAGTACATCGACCGGCAGGAGAACTCATAACCAGCCAGCAATGATGAACAGTCAAAAGAGTACCACGTATTACCAATGA